A window of the Diceros bicornis minor isolate mBicDic1 unplaced genomic scaffold, mDicBic1.mat.cur scaffold_451_ctg1, whole genome shotgun sequence genome harbors these coding sequences:
- the LOC131402989 gene encoding centrosomal protein kizuna-like translates to MAAKIPITETKAYQLLKWSTLQDNTNQTEDRFQKADASASQLSGGDKRVAPPSEPYSQLADTRGWKVTPQICVWFEYWQRYIQDKDN, encoded by the exons aaacaaaagcctaccagttgctgaagtggtctacccttcaggataatacaaatcaaactgaagacaggttccaaaaggcagatgcttctgcatcacaactgtcag gaGGCGACAAGAGAGTAGCACCTCCCTCGGAGCCTTACAGCCAGTTAGCAGACACACGTGGTTGGAAGGTGACTCCACAAATCTGTGTttg GTTTGAATATTGGCAGCGGTACATTCAAGACAAAGACAACTAA